In the Arthrobacter sp. CDRTa11 genome, AGTTCCGTCAGAACTTCCACGTCCAGGGCCGCGTACCGCAACCAGGGCTCGGGGAGCGGCCGGGTGGACCAGTCAGCGGCGGAATGTTCCTTCGCCAGGCCGAAGCCGAGCAGCTGCTCAATAACGGCCGCCAGGCCCACCCGTGGAAGTCCGGCGAGCCGTGCGGCGAGCTCGGTATCGAACAGCCTGTCGGGCCACATGCCCAGTTCCAACAGGCACGGCAGGTCCTGGCTGGCCGCATGCAGGATCCACTCCACGCCTTTGAGTGCGTCGTTAATGATGGACAGGTCGTTGAAGGGCTCGGGGTCGATGAGCCAGGTTCCAGAGCCTTCGCGGCGGATCTGGACCAGGAAGGCACGCTGGCCGTACCTGAAGCCCGACGCCCGTTCGGCATCAACCCCCGCTGGACCGGTGCCGGCGGCAATGGCGGCGGCGCACCGTTCCAGCCCGGACTGGGTTTCGATCACCAGGGGCACGCCCTCGCGGGGTGTGTCGAGATCAATGACCACAGGGATGGGGCTGTCGAAGCCGTCCACCGTGATGTGGGGAGTGGAGTCAGCAGCCGGAGCGCCGGCCGTGGTGTTATCCGGAATGTGAGGGGTCATGGTGCCTTCAGTTTACCGACAAGGTGGTGCCAGGCTGCCTCAACATCGCCACAATGCGGCAGTGCGTTCAGCTGTGCATACCGCGGCTAGTTCCGGCGGCGGCGCGGCAGGGCCGAAACGCCATCAGGAAGAGGGGGAAGCCCGGCAAAGGTGCAGACCATATCGGACCACGCCTCCAAATGCGCCGTGACGTCCGAGGAAGCCGGCGTCCAGGAGGCGCGGAGTTCAATGTCGATCGAGCCGGGCCTGTCGGATAAGGTCCCAAAGCTTTCCGAAAGGACGCGGGTGGCGGTGCCTCCCGCGGCGCGGTACAGGGCCTTATGGTTTTCCAGGGCCTCAACGAGCCAGGTCCAGGCCACCGTGCCCAGCATCTCGTCATTGCCCATTTCCGGCTCCAGCTGGGCGCGGATGTACGTGACGATGCGGAATTCGCCGTCCCAGACCGCGGACCCGTCGGGGTCGTGCAGGAGGATAAAACGGCCAGTGGCGAGTTCGGCGTCGTCGTCCTCCTCCGTCCCGGATGCCGCTGCCAGGGCCATGGCGGCGGGTCCGTGGACAGGCACTGTCCCGCCGCCCGGACCGGACGCCATGACTTCGGCTCCCAGGGCCACGGCATAGGGCGCCAGGCGTGCCGGGGCAGGAATCTCTGCGAGCCGCAGTTCACTGCGGCAATGGGCTTTCCTGAGGGTCCCCAAGGCGTGGCGAAACTCCGGGGGAACCTGGGCGAGTGCGTTCACCTTCGCAGGTTACGCAACCGCGGCGGGCAGGGAGTGCAGGCTCGCCGTCAGCACTCGCATGCTACGTGGCAGCCTGGTCCGCCTGGTGCTGGGCAAGCTCCCGGCGGATCGCGTCAACAAAGGCATCAATATCATCCTCGTTTGTATCAAAGGAACACATCCAGCGGACCTCGTGGGCCGCCTCGTTCCAGTCGTAGAAGCGGAAGGATTTCCGCAGCTTGTCTGCCACGCCCTTGGGCAGGATGGCAAAGACGCCGTTGGATTCGGTTTTCTGCGTCGGCTCGACGCCGTCGATCGTGTCCACGGCTGCGCGAAGGCGGGCCGCCATTGCATTGGCGTGGGAGGCGGAGCGCAGCCACAGGTCACCTTCCAGCAGCGCGATGAACTGGGCAGATAAAAACCGCATCTTGGACGCCAGCTGCATGTTCATCTTGCGCAGGTAGATCAGGCCGTGCGCGGCCTCGGGATTCAGGGCCACCACCACCTCACCGAAAAGCAGCCCGTTCTTGGTGCCGCCGAAGGACAGGATGTCCACGCCGGCGTCGCGCGTGAAAGCCCTCAGTGGCACCTGCAGGTGGGCGGCAGCATTGGCCAGCCGTGCGCCGTCCATGTGGAGCTTCATGCCCCTGGAGTGGACGTGCTCAGCAATGGCCGTGACCTCCTCCGGTGTGTAGCACGTCCCCAGTTCCGTGGTTTGGGTGATGGAGACGGCCAGTGGCTGGGCCCGGTGCTCATCGCCCCAGCCCCACGCCTCCCGGTCAATCAGCTCCGGGGTCAGTTTCCCGTCCGGCGTGGGGACGGAAAGGAGCTTGATGCCGCCGATCCGCTCAGGCGCACCGTTTTCGTCCATGTTGATGTGGGCGGTGGCGGCACAGACCACCGCGCCCCACCGTGGGAGCAGCGACTGGAGGGACAGGACGTTGGCCCCGGTTCCGTTGAACACGGGAAAGCATTCGATGCCGGGCCCAAAGTGCTGCTCCATGAGTTCCTGCAGCCGCGCGGTGTACTCATCCTCGCCGTAGGAGACCTGGTGGCCGTCATTTGCCGCTGCCAGCGCGGCCAGGACTTCGGGATGAACCCCCGAATAGTTGTCCGACGCGAAGCCTCGGACGGATGGATCATGCAGGCGGGTTCCGGTTCGCGGGACAGTTTCCGCGGTGGTGCTTGTCATTGCTTTGCTCACGCTTCCAGTCTAGGTACAGTCACGGGGCCAGCAGCAGGCGCTGGCCATTCAGCTCGTCGGCAGGTTTTTTGAAAAGTTCGACGACGGCGCGGGCCAGGTCCCCGACGTCGGTGGCTCCGGGAAAATTCCGTTCCGGGTGCTGCTTCCGCATGTCGGCATCCACGAGCGCCTTGACCACCAGGACGACGGCGGCACAGCGGAGCGGACCGCCCGCAGATTCAGTTTCAGATTCTGTTGCCGATCCAGCGCTGGTGGTGCGGGCGAAGCCCTCCGCCATGGCCATGGTCCACGTTTCCGCAGCCGCCTTTGCCGCCACATAGCTGGCAGCGGCAGCAGTGGGTTTCCCCACTGAAGTAGAGGAAACCATCGCGAACCTGCCACAGCTCGAGGCGGCCAGGTCGTCATGGAAAACGCGGGAAACATTCCGGAGGGTGGTGATGGCTGCGCGCTCCAGGAACTCCCAGTCGGCATCGCTTTGGTCCGCGATGCCTTTCGCGCCGCGCCAGCCGCCCACCAGGTGGATGACCGCATCGATGCTGACGCCGGCGCTGGCAAGATAGTCCTGCAGCTCCTGCACCTCGGCCAGGCTGGCGAGGTCGCACACGAGTGGGGTAACGCCGTCGCCCGCCTTCGCCGCCGCTTCCTCGATGCGGGTCCGGTCTGAACCTACGGTGAAGACCCGGAAACCGGCTTGCAGGAGCGCCGCGGCCACGGCAACCCCCGACGCTCCGCTGCCCCCGGTGACCAGGACGTTAAGGGCTGTGCCCTCATTCACTGCGCTGAACTGCCGGTGATGCTGGAACTGCCGGTGATACCTGACTTGCCCGTGATACCGGCTGTTGACTCGATGACAGGACGCATCTTCTTCTCCAATGCTTCGTAGAACATGGACAGCGGGAATTCGTCATCCAGCACCTGGTCCGTGAGGCCACGGGGAGGGCCGGTGAGGGGCAGAGCGTCAATGCCCCTGGCCCAGACCGAGGCAGGGTGGGGCGTAACGGTGGCCGAAATCAGCTCATAGGCGGCAAGCCAGTGTGCCATTTTTGGCCGGTCGATGGAGCGCCAGTACAGGTCATCGATCTTGGCTCCCAGCGCGATGACGGCGTCCGCCACCTGGTCCCAGTCGATGCTGAGCCTGCTGTCCGTCCAGTGCAGGACATGGTGCTGGTGCAGCCAGGCGAACAGCAACTGGCCGCCCAGGCCGTCGTAGTTGCGCACCCGGCTGCCGGTGATGGCAAAACGGAAAATCCTGTCGAAGATGATGGCGTACTGCACCAGTTTGGCGTGCCGGCGGGCTTCAGGCTGGGCGTCGTCGTCCTTTTCAACCCGGACAGACTCCCGGAAGGCCGTGAGATCGCAGCGGAGTTCCTCCAGTGAATACAGGAAAAACGGCATGCGCTGCTTGATCATGAACGGGTCAAAGGGCAGGTCCCCGCGCATGTGGGTGCGGTCATGGATGAGGTCCCACATCACAAAAGTGGCCTCCGTGAGTTCCTGGTCCTCCAGCAGCTCGGCAGCACCGGGCGGAAGTTCCAGCGACGTGATCTCCGCAGCCGCCCGCAGGACGTGGCGGAACCGCGCCGCTTCA is a window encoding:
- a CDS encoding DUF3000 domain-containing protein: MNALAQVPPEFRHALGTLRKAHCRSELRLAEIPAPARLAPYAVALGAEVMASGPGGGTVPVHGPAAMALAAASGTEEDDDAELATGRFILLHDPDGSAVWDGEFRIVTYIRAQLEPEMGNDEMLGTVAWTWLVEALENHKALYRAAGGTATRVLSESFGTLSDRPGSIDIELRASWTPASSDVTAHLEAWSDMVCTFAGLPPLPDGVSALPRRRRN
- a CDS encoding DUF6421 family protein, coding for MTETVISAPTRISSEHPDWLRLKAAAIALQELQVQDGSVPAPEDHPAAAVHVAAIVEALARFAPLFPHDEAYLAAAAHDFEAWAGSGFGVPDFLSSLLAFQPQQQRHDGLQHVVVFPMYTQNGSSSRLVEAVLIEVVWPDFVAGLEAGDYSNQLFVPIRFLDFTPGYNTNSAVLFPETVAVRQTPAFTWGAIFADREAARFRHVLRAAAEITSLELPPGAAELLEDQELTEATFVMWDLIHDRTHMRGDLPFDPFMIKQRMPFFLYSLEELRCDLTAFRESVRVEKDDDAQPEARRHAKLVQYAIIFDRIFRFAITGSRVRNYDGLGGQLLFAWLHQHHVLHWTDSRLSIDWDQVADAVIALGAKIDDLYWRSIDRPKMAHWLAAYELISATVTPHPASVWARGIDALPLTGPPRGLTDQVLDDEFPLSMFYEALEKKMRPVIESTAGITGKSGITGSSSITGSSAQ
- a CDS encoding threonine aldolase family protein, with product MTSTTAETVPRTGTRLHDPSVRGFASDNYSGVHPEVLAALAAANDGHQVSYGEDEYTARLQELMEQHFGPGIECFPVFNGTGANVLSLQSLLPRWGAVVCAATAHINMDENGAPERIGGIKLLSVPTPDGKLTPELIDREAWGWGDEHRAQPLAVSITQTTELGTCYTPEEVTAIAEHVHSRGMKLHMDGARLANAAAHLQVPLRAFTRDAGVDILSFGGTKNGLLFGEVVVALNPEAAHGLIYLRKMNMQLASKMRFLSAQFIALLEGDLWLRSASHANAMAARLRAAVDTIDGVEPTQKTESNGVFAILPKGVADKLRKSFRFYDWNEAAHEVRWMCSFDTNEDDIDAFVDAIRRELAQHQADQAAT
- a CDS encoding SDR family NAD(P)-dependent oxidoreductase, translated to MNEGTALNVLVTGGSGASGVAVAAALLQAGFRVFTVGSDRTRIEEAAAKAGDGVTPLVCDLASLAEVQELQDYLASAGVSIDAVIHLVGGWRGAKGIADQSDADWEFLERAAITTLRNVSRVFHDDLAASSCGRFAMVSSTSVGKPTAAAASYVAAKAAAETWTMAMAEGFARTTSAGSATESETESAGGPLRCAAVVLVVKALVDADMRKQHPERNFPGATDVGDLARAVVELFKKPADELNGQRLLLAP